TGCCAGCAACAGGCGTCCCGAGCCGACAATCGTTTCGAGTTCATCTTCGACGAAGGGTTTGAAGCGCTTCTGCAGGGTGATCTGCGGCAGAATCGTATCGCCCGCCTGCTCCAGGCCCAGGAGCAGCTGCTTGCGCAAGGCCTCGGGTTCCAGACCGCTGCTCTGCCAGAAACTCTTCTCGACTCTCCGGCTGTGGATCAGCCAGATGGACTTGATGCCGAGCGCCGAGGCCTGACTGAGCACCTTTCGCAAGCTCGGCGGCCGGGGAAGAGCCAGAATCAGCTTGAAGGGGAGGGGGGCGGGCGGAGTTCGATCCAGCCTGACGTCCAGCTCCGCCACGTGATCTGAGAGTTCGGTCAGCCGCCCCGTTCCGAGCATGCCGTCGACTTCGCCCACGATCAGTTCATCGTCGACCTGTGCGCGCAGTACATTGTGCAGATGTGCAAGCCGGCGACCCGAAAACCGCACTCGCTCGGTAGAGATGAAGTCCGTTCGCTCCAACAGGATGACGTTCATGGAGTGCGGCTGCGGGCGTTCAGGGCTGCGAGAGCCGAGCAGCGACCGCCTCGATCCTGGACATGACCCGCAGCAGGTTTTCACCGAGCACCTTTCGAACGGTTGCCTCGGAATGCCCTCGTTCCAGCAATCCCTGCGTCAGCAGTGGAAGCGCCGTCACCTCTTCCATTCCTTTCGGCATGCTAGGTACTCCGTCCCAGTCGGCACCGATGCCGACGTGATCTGGCCCGGCAACCCGAAGAGCGTGATCGAAGTGGTCGAGAAGAACGCCCATCGAGGTCTGGGGGACAGGCTTTGCCGCGAAGAACTTTCGGCGGGCGCTGCGTAGCCGAGGCAGATCGGACTCGTACTGCTCTCGCATCTTCTTCAGGGCGCCACCCCACTTCTCGAAGTAGGCCTTCGTCTCGATATTCGCCTGCGCGTCGATGTACGAGGGGTAGAAATTGATCATGATCACGCCGCCGGTCTCCGCGAGCTTCTTCAGCATGGAGTCGTCCATATTGCGGGGATGGTCGAAGACCGCGCGACAGGAGGAATGCGAAGCAATTACGGGCGCCAGCGAAACGCGCATGACATCCCAGAATGTTTCGTCCGACACGTGTGAGACATCGATCATCATGCCCAACTGGTTCATTTCGCGGACGACCTGTTCGCCGAACAAGCTCAGTCCGCCGTGGCGCGGCTCGGGAACCGAAGTGGTTCCCGAGGAGTCGGCCCAGTCGGTGTGGAAGCTGTGTGTCAGGGTCATGTAGCGGGCGCCCAGTCGGTGGAACATGCGCAGCGCGGAAAGCTTGTTCTCGATGATGTGTCCACCTTCGACACCCATCAGGCTCACGGTCTTTCCCTCGGCCGCGTAGCGACGGATCTCGGCGGACGTGGTTGCGACCTCGACCTCGGGATGCCGGGCGGCCATCTGCCAGACGGCGTCGATGCGCTCCAGCGCCTCGCGGATCGCGCGACCGTCGCCGTCTCGCTTGCCCATGTAGATGGACCAGAACTCCACATCGAGCCCGCCTTCGCGCATGCGGGGCAGGTCCATATGGGTTTCGGACGCCTCATGTCTTGCCCCGAAGTCCCAGGTCGGATCCTCGAAGTAGGGTGTCGTGTCGGAATGGGTGTCGACCACGATTGCGTCGTGGTGCAATCGGAGTGCGCGTTCCTCCAGCCCGAGTTCGGCGCCGGATTGCAAGCAGCCGCTGCACAGAAGGGTCAGAGCGACGAATCTGAGGACCTGCGCCATTGGATCTGCCTCCTTCGGAATCGCAACACCGGTTTCGCGTATTATGACCGCATGACACAGACTTGGCACTTTGGAGACATCCTCGAGGCAATTGAAGCGGTCATTCCCGCGGAGCGACCGGCGTTGATCCACGGAGAGCACACGGTCTCCTGGTCGGACTTCGCACGTCGTTCGAACAATCTGGCCAGCTGGCTGCGAGAAAACGGAGCGCAGCCTGGCGACAAGCTCGCTTTCTACATGCGCAATCGAACGGAGTACACAGAGGCGCTCGCGGCCGCGTTCAAGGCGCGACTCACGCATGTGAACGTCAACTTCCGGTACCTGGATGACGAGCTCTGGTACATCCTGGAGAATTCCGATTCGAAATTCGTCGTGTTCGACCCCGAGTTCCTCGAGCACGTAGAGAAGCTGCGCGATCGCCTGCCGCGGGTGGAGCACTGGATCCAGTTGGGTGATTCGGTCGCGGATTTCGCGACCTCGTACGAAGCCATCGCAACGGGTGGCTCGGGAAAGCCACTGGGGATCGAGCGCGGCCCGGAAGACACACTCTTCCTCTACACCGGTGGTACGACCGGTATGCCCAAAGGGGTCATGTGGGGACTGCCCGATCTCTGGGCGGCACTGGGTGCGGGAGCCAGCGCGCCCGCACACGCCGGCCAGGCACCGGCCACGCTCGAAGAGTTGGTCGAAGCGGTGGCCGCCTTCGACGGTGCACGCCAGATTCCGTGCTGTCCGCTCATGCACGGAACGGGACTGTTTACCTCCATCACCAATATCCTGGGCGGCGGTACGGTCGTCACCTTGCCCGGGGCCAAGTTCGATCCCGTTGAACTCTTCGACACCGTCGATCGGGCAGGTGTCGACTCGCTGGTGATCGTGGGCGACGCATTCGCCAAGCCCATGCTCCGGGCGCTCGATGACGACGAAGGCCGCTGGGACCTGAAGAGCCTGAAGCTGATCGTGTCCTCGGGCGTGATGTGGAGCCTAGAGGTGAAGCAGGGTCTGCTGCGCCACCATCCGGGCCTGATGCTGGTCGATGCCTTCGGTTCTTCGGAGGCCGTGGGCTTCGGTTCGTCGGTCACCACGGCCGCGGGGGAGACCAAGACCGCGAAGTTCCAGATCGGTGAGAAGTGCAAGGTCTTCACCGAAGACCATCGAGAGGTTCAACCCGGCAGCGGCGAGAAGGGCTTCATCGCACGCTGTGGCCCGATTCCGCTGGGCTACTACAAAGACGAGGAGAAGTCTGCGCAGACGTTCCCGACGATCAACGGCGTACGCTACTCGATTCCGGGAGACTGGTGCCTGGTCGAGCCCGACGGAACGCTCACACTCCTGGGACGCGGAAGTGCTTGCATCAACTCCGCCGGGGAGAAGATCTTTCCCGAGGAAGTCGAAGAGGCACTGAAGACCCATCCCGATGTGGATGATGCCCTGGTGGTCGGCGTACCCGACGACAAGTGGGGAAACGCCGTGGTGGGTGTGGTCCAACTCGCTCCGAGCGCAGCGCTGGATGAAGACAAGCTGCGCGCCTGGGTTCGAGAGCGAATCGCCGCGTACAAGGTGCCCAAACGGATCTACGGAGTGGAGGCGATGTTCCGCGCCAGCAACGGCAAGGCCGACTACAAGTCGGCCGCGAGTTTTGCTGCCGGACAGTATCAGGGCTAGGGAAGCTCTGCACAGGGAGGCTGCGGCTGCGAAGCGCGATGCATCCGCCTGCGCTGCGTCGCGCGACCCTCTGCAGATCTACGGATCTGCGATCGGATCACGCTTCTTGCTCAGGCGGTGACTCCCGCTTCTCGCTCGAATCCTCCCTGTGCAGAGATTCCCTAGAGGTCTCGCTCGAAGTGGCTCACGGCATGGCCTGGGCCGATTTCAGATAGGCCACGAGCGTGAAGATCATTCCAGGGCTCAGGCGCGTCTCGTCCACCATCATCGCGTTCCGATCGTCGTAGCGTCGCCCCCACACCGGCATGTCCCGGTCGCCGTGGGCCGGCAGGCGGTTT
This is a stretch of genomic DNA from bacterium. It encodes these proteins:
- a CDS encoding 16S rRNA (uracil(1498)-N(3))-methyltransferase, translating into MNVILLERTDFISTERVRFSGRRLAHLHNVLRAQVDDELIVGEVDGMLGTGRLTELSDHVAELDVRLDRTPPAPLPFKLILALPRPPSLRKVLSQASALGIKSIWLIHSRRVEKSFWQSSGLEPEALRKQLLLGLEQAGDTILPQITLQKRFKPFVEDELETIVGSGRLLLADGEAEHPCPGNLDEALTLVVGPEGGFIPYEIETLQAHGARPVSLGPRALRVETAVVALISRLSPLKLL
- a CDS encoding membrane dipeptidase, translated to MAQVLRFVALTLLCSGCLQSGAELGLEERALRLHHDAIVVDTHSDTTPYFEDPTWDFGARHEASETHMDLPRMREGGLDVEFWSIYMGKRDGDGRAIREALERIDAVWQMAARHPEVEVATTSAEIRRYAAEGKTVSLMGVEGGHIIENKLSALRMFHRLGARYMTLTHSFHTDWADSSGTTSVPEPRHGGLSLFGEQVVREMNQLGMMIDVSHVSDETFWDVMRVSLAPVIASHSSCRAVFDHPRNMDDSMLKKLAETGGVIMINFYPSYIDAQANIETKAYFEKWGGALKKMREQYESDLPRLRSARRKFFAAKPVPQTSMGVLLDHFDHALRVAGPDHVGIGADWDGVPSMPKGMEEVTALPLLTQGLLERGHSEATVRKVLGENLLRVMSRIEAVAARLSQP
- a CDS encoding acyl-CoA synthetase; translation: MTQTWHFGDILEAIEAVIPAERPALIHGEHTVSWSDFARRSNNLASWLRENGAQPGDKLAFYMRNRTEYTEALAAAFKARLTHVNVNFRYLDDELWYILENSDSKFVVFDPEFLEHVEKLRDRLPRVEHWIQLGDSVADFATSYEAIATGGSGKPLGIERGPEDTLFLYTGGTTGMPKGVMWGLPDLWAALGAGASAPAHAGQAPATLEELVEAVAAFDGARQIPCCPLMHGTGLFTSITNILGGGTVVTLPGAKFDPVELFDTVDRAGVDSLVIVGDAFAKPMLRALDDDEGRWDLKSLKLIVSSGVMWSLEVKQGLLRHHPGLMLVDAFGSSEAVGFGSSVTTAAGETKTAKFQIGEKCKVFTEDHREVQPGSGEKGFIARCGPIPLGYYKDEEKSAQTFPTINGVRYSIPGDWCLVEPDGTLTLLGRGSACINSAGEKIFPEEVEEALKTHPDVDDALVVGVPDDKWGNAVVGVVQLAPSAALDEDKLRAWVRERIAAYKVPKRIYGVEAMFRASNGKADYKSAASFAAGQYQG